The region CTACGAAGACCGCTCGTTCACGTTCGTCACCAAGACGCCGCCCGCCGCGGTGCTCATCAAGCAGGCCATCAGCCTCGAGAAGGGCTCCGGCGAGCCGCACCGCGTCAAGGTCGGCAAGATCACCAAGGATCAGATCCGCGCGATCGCCGAGAAGAAGTTCGACGACCTGAACGCGAACGATCTCGATCAGGCCAGCAAGATCATCGCGGGCACCGCCCGCTCCATGGGCGTGGAGGTCGTCTAGTCATGGCCAAGCACGGCAAGAACTACGTTGACGTCAAGGCGCAGGTCGACCGCGAGCGCGAGTACCTGCCCGCCGAGGCGATCGCCCTCGTCAAGTCGCTCAAGCGCGCGAAGTTCGACGAGTCCGTCGAGATCCACATCCGCACGGGCCTGAACGTCCGCCACGCCGACGAGCAGCTGCGCGGCACGATCGCGCTGCCGAACGGCCTGGGCAAGGACGTCAGGATCGCCGTCTTCGCCAAGGGGCCGAAGGCCGCCG is a window of Conexibacter woesei Iso977N DNA encoding:
- the rplK gene encoding 50S ribosomal protein L11, which encodes MAKKVLTQIKLQAVGGAASPAPPVGPALGQHGINIMEFCKAFNAQTQQDAGTVIPVVITVYEDRSFTFVTKTPPAAVLIKQAISLEKGSGEPHRVKVGKITKDQIRAIAEKKFDDLNANDLDQASKIIAGTARSMGVEVV